Below is a genomic region from Henckelia pumila isolate YLH828 chromosome 3, ASM3356847v2, whole genome shotgun sequence.
AAGGTTACATTGTTGGGTTTCAAAAATGGGTTTTGAATGGGATGTGTATGTGGCTGCTTCCTTAGTGCATATGTATTGCCGCTTtggtttatttgatattgctcatattattttcaaaaatatgccGCAGCGTGATGTGGGTTGTTGGAATTCTGTTATTTCTGGGTTTTGCCAAAATGGGAATGCCAAGGTGGCATTTAGCATTTTGGACGAGATGAGATTGGAGGGTGTAGAGATGGATACGGTCACTGTAGCAACTATTCTTCCAATTTGTGCAGAAATGAACGATTTTTTATGCGGGGTTATGATTCATTTGTATGTCATAAAACATGGAATGGAATTTGATGTGTTTGTTTCTAATGCTTTGATTAATATGTATGCCAAATTTTGTGAGTTGGAATGTGCACAAAATGTCTTCAACCACATGGTGATCAGAGATTTGGTTTCATGGAACTCCATTATTGCCGCTTACGAGCAGAATGATTATCCGCATGATTCTATCAAGTTCTTCCATCAAATGCTAGGTCACAGTTTCTCTCCAGATTTGCTGACGATAATCAGCTTATCTTCAAGTATTGCGCAGACCAATGATTTGTTGTGCAGCAAATCTATTCATGGATATATAACGCGTAGATGCTGGATTCATAATGACATTGTGATCGGAAATGCTGTTGTTGACATGTATGGAAAATTGGGTGTCATTGACTGTGCACACAAGGTTTTTGAAATGCTTTCTCGAAGAGATATTATATCATGGAACACAATGATCACATGTTATGCTCAAAATGGTCTTGCAACTGAAGCTATTGAAGTGTATAGAATGGTGAAAGCGAGTGATTTGAAACCTAATGAAGCAACATGGGTGAGCATTTTATCGGCTTATGCACATCTGGGAGCCTTGAGGGATGGAATGAGATCTCATGGTCAAGTGATCAAAGTAGGTTTGCACTTGGATTTGTTCGTATGTACGTGCCTCATGGATCTGTATGGAAAATGTGGGAGGCTAGGTGAAGCCATGTCTTTATTTGACGAAGTGTCCAAGACGACATCTGTCCCTTGGAATGCCATGATATCGTGCCATGGACTCCATGGCTTTGGTGAGACATCTTTAAAGctttatgatgatatgataaacGAGAGAGTGAATCCAGACCATGTGACATTTTTGTCGTTGTTGACCGCTTGTAGCCATTCGGGTTTGGTTGATCAAGGCAAGAAATGCTTTGATGTTATGCAAAAAACTTATGGAATTGAACCTACTTTGAAGCACTATGGTTGCATGGTGGACTTGTATGGTAGGGCTGGGCTACTGGAAACAGCATATAAGTTCATAAATGACATGCCTTTGAGACCCGACGCTTCAATATGGGGAGCTCTTCTCGGTGCTTGTCGAATCCATGGAAACATCGAAATGGGTAAAAAGGCCTCGTCCCACTTGTTTGATGGTGATTCAGGTAACATCGggtattatgttttgatgtctAATCTTTATGCAAATTTTGggaaatggaatggtgtggatGAAGTGAGAGAATTGGCTAGGGACAGGGGATTGAGGAAGACTCCTGGGTGGAGCTCGGTTGAACTAAATAGAATCGAAATCTTTTATACGGGCAACCGAACTCACCCTCAATCGGAGGAGATATACAACGAATTAGCTATATTGAATGGTAAAATGAAACGCTTAGGGTACACACCAGACTACAGTTTTGTTCtgcaagatgttgaggatgacGAGAAAGAGAATATACTTGGAAGCCACAGCGAGAGGTTGGCGATTATGTATGCAATTCTGAACACGCCCCCAAAGACTTGTGTTAGAATATACAAGAACCTGAGGGTTTGTGGGGATTGTCACAATGTAACAAAGTTCATTTCTAAGATTACTGAAAGAGAGATAATTGTTAGGGATTCTAATCGGTTTCATCACTTCAAAGATGGGTTATGTTCTTGTAGAGATTATTGGTAAAAAAATTTGTGAGCCGTTTCTTGCCTTAGAAGGTGAATCTCTCGTTTTCGGTCTCTTCATGTTTTGCATAAATCGTCTCAGCAGCAAGTACATTGTcattctattttatttatttttggtttgGTATCGTCCAAATGTGCATTATAGATGATGAAGACCAAATGTGCATTCCATATCACTATCATATCCACTTTCCAAAAactttaaactactaaaatattttctttaatatttatccaaattttttattttttaaataattgtaTCATTTCTCTTCCTGATATAAAATACAATCATCGCAAAGATTTTACTACTGAAGAATTCTGTTATGGATCTTGATTTTATATGGGAAATTTAACCTCACTCTTCGAATTTGATTTGGCTCAAGTGTTCGAATAACAGCTCGAGTATTTGATTCAAACTTAATTAGCTAGCTCTGTGAAGTAAAAACCGGAACCATGACTTGCGTTCCATAgctcatttaaattttaaatataaatatgattacCGAAAGTTATAAATATACAAAATTTTGCAATGAAtcgaataaaataatttgggctCACGTTGATGCTCATCTGGAGCGACCCGAATCAAAAAAAGCCCAGCCAAATGCTTTTTTATTTCTTTCGACAAAAGCAGGTAATTTGATTCAAAAACTCGTCCAGTGAAATCTGGATGGTGTATTTGTTGGAAGTGCGACGGTGAAGCCAAGTCCCAAAATTAACCTCTTTTTCTGTCTTTTATTTTGTGATTCTTATGACCAAGTATTTTCTCCTCAAGTGGAGGTAAATCTATGCTGAATGGTTAACTATTTTTACCATTGTTTCCAATCAACATAATGTCCACCATTTTCGATTAACTATTGAAAACACATTCATCGAATGCTTATAGTTGCTAAAATATGCAGATTCCGCGGTCTCTCAACAGCTGGACTAATGAGAGAACACCAAAATATACTTATTTCGGATACAAATGTGTATACATGGCTTGTCTTCCAATTATATTTCCAGCTAAAAACCACTTTGCACAAAAACGAAGAGGAAAGGAGAACTGAGAAAAGTTTCTGGAATTATTTAAATGAAAAAAAGGCAGTATATCACAGCTTCAAATATGGAAAACACAGGCAATGACATCTCAATGGCTGGTGCAGTAGGCACCGACGTATATTTCATGAGATTTTTAGTACCTCGAGGAGGCCACTGATTCTGCAGAGAAGAGGTACTTCACTCTTGAGAGTACAGAGTCGTGTGCGGGATCATATGGATGGTCTTTGGAAGGGATCTCAAGTATTGCTGGAATTGGATTGTTGTAGCTGTCAACCAAAAACCTTATCATATTTGCAACCTGAAATGaagcacaaaatattttcgagcATCACGATGCAAAATTGTCTGAAAGTAGAATTTTAAGGTTGCGAATTAATCGTTCTCTACTAGTTTGAAACCCAAAATGATTTAAGATACATGTTTAACTGAAAATGTGTGCAAATATAGGATAAATGCAATCATGAGTTACACTCATATCATGAGTTGTACACAAATGAAATCTAAAGCCTTCAAAaactttttgaaattttggccTATATCTGGTTATTTATTAGTCATGTACGATAACTAGCATACCGAATTTCCAATCAAGTCACACACAAGATGATATGGTACTTTGTCTTTCAGCTTAGGTACGTAAGAAGATGTTCGTTGTAGAAACTTACTTCAGACACTAAAATATAGCAAACGACTAACAAAAAGCAAATAGCTTACATATTGGCTGATCAATACTATTGCAATGTCTTCTCTTGTCGTGTACTCCTTGAATGCATCTTCGATTTGTTTCACTGTTGTTTCTGAAACCAGTAGTGGGGAACAACAATGAGCCAATACAAGCACAGACGAACACAAATAGTCAAAGACAAAATAATACCATTCCTTTTTCGTAAGATGAGTACATTCAGATGTCGATAAATCAAGACACTTGATTGTTTGTACTACTCTCACATAGATTTTAGAAAAAAACTTGTTTACCCTATCTTCTTGGaagaaaacaatcaaaatccatGCTGGGAATAAAGAACTTATTCTCATAATCACCACAGCTATCTAACAAGACTAACCTGAGTACCTAGAAACACAAGAAGCTACTTTCATAAAAAAAGACAcgatttgtttttaaaaaaaaacaaaaaatataaagaGAAAGTGCTTTGTGACGTTATCAGTTCCACACGCTTTAAATCTTCAACATGTCAGCAACATATTTCAGCCTTACTTAAAAATATACATGCTAACACTGAGCCAACTTTTGCTGTAATCATTTATAAAACGACCAATTCGACAAGATAAGTTAAAGGATGGAGTAAATTAACTGCATCAATTGTAGAACTTTGACGATAAAGAAAGTAGGAGAATGGGAATCAGGCTTACTCGAGTCTACTATGAGGTAATTTGTTTTCCGCCTTAAATCAACATTGCCAACTCCAGCCAGCAAAAATCCAGTAATTGTGTCCTACATCCATTTACATATGcatatctatttatataattaacgAAGAGACCAGAAAGACAAATCCACCACTGCCACCAAGCTATACAACTGACCTGGGTAGAAGTATTTACTAATAATGCAAGTGAACACATATATCTATCCCTATAAGGTATTACTGGTATAAAGGAACTTTGGCAAAAAGGAACAGTGATCAACAATTATCAGAGGGATAATCTGCACACCACATCCATATTAGGCTCGGTAAACCCAGAAGATCACCCGATCAGACCAAAAagattgaaaatttgaaaagaaACTCTAAACCATCTTTATCATTCACACAACTATTTTAGTTAATTCAACCCACGAGGACAACTAAACAAAAAAGACTGAAAAATTTGGATCACAAAATACGCAAACAACTTGTTACCATTGCGTCCAATCCAATTGAGCAACTCAATTTACAACTCgcgataaaatataaatatttcagCTAGAAAAACAAACTAGAAACAAACAGTACCTCGTCAGCGATCATAGCAATGAGCGCTGAGCTGCTGGTGCGGATCTGAGGTTTGTTAGCCATTTATACGCAACAAATTCGTCGAACTTCAATCACCAAAGCCTTCAAATGAAAAGGATCGTGTGATTTAGACATTCCAAAAAATACATTCAGGAAAAGGAAAATCCCATCGGCCTCTaaatttttgttgaaaatttttaCACAATTAATCGAAGAGATTGAatccaaatctaagattgaaAATTTTCACACAATTATTCTCACCTTTGGGAAACAGTGGAACCGAGTTTGGATCAGCTGCAAATAGTTGAACCGCACCAGCGAAGCGAAAAAGACGAAATAGAATAGAATATAAGCTCTTGCATTTACCATTCTACCCCTGACGGTAATAATTAGACACAAATGATTGGGTTTCGGCCCAATTTGACgttgataaaataaaaataaaaataaaaataaagataaaaataaaaaacttcaTCTTTTTTGATTTGATGATCTTGTCGAAACAAGAAAATCGGCGATCAATCAGTAGTCATCTTGGAGCTACATCAGGTACTATGTTCTGTTTTTGATGCTTGAGTTTATGGTATTGCAGTCATATTTGATCCAATAATATGAAATTTTACCTTATGATGTGTTGTTTTTCGAAAGTTCACTAGTTTGCTGCGCACAGGACTGATTTACTTGAGTTTGATGTCACTGGCTGCTGAATGTTGCTACTTTTTGATCGAGACATGGAGGTGAAACAAGGGCTCGGCCATGGTGAGCTTTCTTGTGGGTATAATTTgacattgtgtttttgtttaattttactCTTTTAATGTCTGCATGGTTGAAGTTGATTCTGACTTTTGTTCTAGAATTTTGGTGGCTAGTATGCTTCTAAATACCTTGTTTTCCAATGGGAAACAATGGCCATATAATGTTCATTATTACGCTAGCTCTGTGCACTCGGCCGCTGGTTATAATATTGATATCGGATTTTATAAAGTTACGAATATAATCATCTTATTtcctaaaataaataaataaaacaatctTTGTATATGAACAAATTCATTCACCGGATTCCCAATTCACCCGCAAATTTACCTTCGGCAAAATCATAAGGAGCTCTATTCTAATTAAATCTGTCCGCACATTAATTATTAGAGGTATTGTAATTCTTGCTGTTGTTAAGGTCCAGTTTTTGTGAATGCTCAAGTTCTGATCAAAATTGGGCCATCAGAAAAAGAAAGTTTTCAGTCTTTCTGAAATTCTGTGAAAAAACAATGGCATTTATATCTATATAGTTAACGTGGAAATGTTTCTCAACATGTGTTATTTGCCTGTGTACCTTTTCAAATGAAAGGGGATGAAATGAAAATTTGATGACAATGGAAAAGCTAAAACCTTGGTCCGGTTGCTGAATGACCTTTAGTGAGTAGTGCAGCCGTACGTAAACTAGATATTGACTGTTTATTGTCGCACCACGAACATGGTCAATGGCCTTTCAGCTTCCATTATTAGTAAGAGTTGAAAAAACTTGAAAAAATATGTAATCAAAATTTACATCATATTATTCAATCTTACATGAATAGAGTAATGAAATAAACAAAGGGTTTCTTTAGTCATTTAGGTTTGGAAGATTAGTGACTGGTCGGTGGTGTAAAATACAATTCTATTGTATGCATTATACGTTGAATGAAAATGATATTTTGGCTCTCTCTTCTCTTATATGTGTCCTTCAttaattcattttcatttttagGAGTCTAAACTTGCTCAAGAAAGTGTTGCGTCATGTGAATTTGGATCTTAGCAAAATGATTTAACACATCAGATGAGGGTAAGTGGCTGTTGCAGCAGCATAGGACTGAGGAAGAAGGTGGAGTTAGGGGTTATGGGTGTTTTGAGTTAGAAAATCGCAGAagaatgagaaaaaaaattgcTATCaactttttaaataatataatttatgtggagggtaaaataatttttttggaccCAAGTATGAACTTTTTGAAAACCTAGACAAGACTTCTTTTGATGAGCTTGTCTGTAATGACATCCGATTCAAGTATCATTTATAGTACAACAGCTTAGTTATCTAAACAAACTGAAACAACATAGAATACGGAAGTAGAGAGATGTTCTGCGTCTTGCAGGCTTTAGGATTTTGCAGACCATAACCATACGGTCATCACTAAAAACCAAGTCAAAGAAAGGAAATACTTAATTCTAAACAAATAATCAATAGCTCTTGAATACTTTCAAGATGTAGTTTAAATAATAAACTGAAGCAGATATGGTATATCGATCCACTGATACTGGTCTTCGTATCACTTTTTTGTGTTGGCTTGGTTGGTTTTCCTTCTTTTGGACTCAGTCTCACGTTCCACATCGGGGTGGTTATCCGCCCTCATTCTTAAAGCCCTATACCCTTGTCTGCTTTGGTTTGCCGGATTTGCACTTGTTGTTTCTTCATGTACTGGGAGGGAAGGGTTCGTTGAAGAATCTGCTGTCTCCTTATTTGCATTATCACCTTCGCTCCCATCAATCCTTGATTTACAAATATGTTAAATGAGTGGATATAATGGTAAATAGCACGCCATATACATTACAGAAGCTATGGTAAATGGCATATTGTTGTGGTTGGGAAATGTGCCTTATTTGAATGTTTAAATGTCAGAAGCAATAGGAAAGTAACAGTTGTCGATTTGAATCTACTAAGCTTAAGGTAGAAGCATTAATTCATTGTTAATTCGTGCAAATAAGTAGGGCAATTGCCACGAGATCAGTAGAGATGATTTAAAGAATACAACTTGTGGTGTTGGATACACCAACATGAATGCAGCACAATTATATTTGGGAATAGTAAATTATAGTAACAGATTTGGTTGTGGGATGTACACATACATATTTGAGCATTTTTATTGATGCGATATTTAACTTGATTATGGAAGAAAAGTTCCACACTAAATGTTGGCCCTTTCGACTGAAACCTGTCTCTGAAGTCCTTAGACCCAAGGCCCAGTGTATTCTCTAATATGATTCACGAGGTACATAAGAAATTCAAATCGAGAGAAATTATTCTTGTGTTATTCAACTTAAAATCTGAGTAATTGACTTGATTCAAACTATAATAATATTGCTTCTTACCGTGGCGGTTGACCATGAGGAGATGCTGGCTCATTGAGAATGACTTGGTGAACTGTCAAATCATTTGTTTGCTGGGGATCTTCATTTTCCTCCTAGAATTCAAAATATTGGTCAGTTTCCTTTCAGCATTGTGACAAAGAAATCTTTTAACTAAAGTCATTTGTGActtcaaattaaattatctctAAATTCAGAAAATACCTGATTATCAGCAGTCACTTGGTTCACTTTCGTAGGTGACAAGGTCTCTGCATGTGTGTTATATTTGGCAAATATGACCCAAAACTTAATAAGCAAATATAATCAATATAGGGATGGGAACAAACAGAGAACATATCATACAAATATTGACGGTCAACTAATTCTTTTTCATAGATAAGTATCATTTCCTCACTTGATGTAATATATTAGTACTAAGAGCTCAAACCCCATGTCTGTAATTTTGAGTTGGAAAGTTTTGCAACTTAGGAGCGCCATTTTTCTCGTTTGATCTACCTTCATGAAAGTTTCATGCTAGTCTTTAAATTCCTATACGCATGAACTTGAAGAATTAAACAAGCTTGTGCACTTTTGGCGATTAGTTTTTCCCATAAATGAATAAAATTTTACCGAAGCACCTTTGCCATGATGCAACTATCGTTAAATTTGTGTTCTATTGGATCTACTAAATAAATTCAGAAGTGGTGCCTGTTAAATAGTTCAAATCTAGTTACGCTTcgttaaaatttaaaatgagtttaacgATTCGAGACCTAATCTAATCTTGAGTATTTCTAACAGATCAAACAAAAAACATCAGGAAAACCTTAATAGATTTGGAAAGATTGATATCATCTTTGTCCTCCTTGTGAAACTGTGAATTTTGACTTTTGTGTGCATGCATATACATAcgtaaaaacacaaaaaaatcttaacaaaattcataaatttctgTGGGGCATGGAGACTATTAAGAAATTTCTTGAATATGGAAACCTATCATGTCAACCCGGATACACGTGTTGAAAATAATGCTTGGAGTGcatgaaatttttaattaagtctTAAAGTTCCCGCGCGCATACAATTGAAGTATTGAATAAAACTTGTTCCCTTTTGgtaattatttattttcacCATAAATACTTCAATTGTATGTGTGCGGACCTAATCTAAACTCGAGTATTTCTAACAGATCAAATAAAATGCATCACGAGTTCCGTACAACTTCATTAAATTTCAAAAGATAGATGAGCAGCTCGGTCCATGTTATGAAATCATAAATAATGACTTTTTTGTGCATGACATATACATATACCTGAAAACacaaaaaatcataaaacaatTCACAGACATATATGGGCATGGAGATTACTAATCAAGTAGGACTAAGAAAATGACATTCATTTCACCAATGGTTGTCAAAATACTTGCCTTCCACTCCTTTTTCACTCATCTTCTGGCTgcaaaaatgaaaacaaatataaataaataaataaatatttatataccaTGATAGTTGGAATGTTACCTTGTAAATAATCAATTGTGAACACTGTCAAGAATTTAAAAAACTTTCATGGCACCTACCAGATTTGATGAAAAAGGTTGCAAAACCTAGTGGGAGAAGCAAATCTTGTGGCGGCTGTTGAATTCATGGGTACGTGTGTACATAGCTGTTACATTTATTACATTGAAGCCTTGTTGATTCTGCATTCTCCATTTTGGTAACTACAATAACTGTACTTCATTCTGACCTgtcaaataaaaatactaattttaAGTTGGGAAAAATATTGTTATGATGTTTGCAAGAGCGATAAGAATCATGATCAacaatttcattttatttttccacTCAAAATCAATGATTTGTTGCTTTGCGACAAAAAATTGAAGTAGTGAATCATTTGGAAATACAAAGACTAGGCAAAAGTACGTTTCATTTGTATTTTTATCCTTCTTCCTCTCGTGTGTAAACTTgggtattaaaattttattcttcTAAAATGCACTACACAAAATGTGATGCACCAAAATTCTGAAGTTAGAATGCTATATATAAAGTTACTGGCAGTACGATATTTATCAGTTATTAAAGTGACATTTTTGGAATATTGGAATTTCTAGAAGCTTGACAATTTTAGGACTAGATTATCCGTATGTGAGAATTATGGATAACAGTTACAACACATTCAGGATAAATGCTTAATTGTTATACTTGTAAAGACAAATTAGATGTACTTGGTGAAGTCTACAAGAGTCCTTTAGTCACAGGTTTGACTATGATTATAGCTTTTGCGTGTGATCCAAATGCATGTTTGGTTCTATGATGGTTTTCTGATAGAATGTTCAATTTAGTTTCTGTCCGCTGAGATGTGTTCCAGATGAATAATATACTATTGCAGCAACGGAGGAAATATAATAATAACCTAACCTGTTAATTTAAAAGGAAATGTAGGCGTTGTGATACGCATATTTGTCTTCAAAGAATTTATTTGTATGAGCTATACATGGTAACTGCTTGCGACCCTGTTTCTATTGCAGTTCATGAGTTTGTATAGCTTCTCAATAGTCCTTTTCTTATTTACGGTGGGTTGTTTGTCAGCTTCGGAAAATTCGAAGTGATCGTTAAGAGTCGGTGGAAACTTGGCACAGCATGAATATTGTCCATGGGTATCATCCATCTGTATCGATTAAATTAGTCGTTACTTGATCGACATGAATATTGTCCATGAGTATAATCCATCGTATCAAACTATCAATTAAATTAGCCGTTACTTGATCGTcgtattatttattgtttttccTTTAGTCAATGGTTAGTTCACACATTACATCCAGTACAGTTTTTACTCGATTTGTTTTTCTTTACTGATCGTACGTCTACCAATTCTTTGTTATATGGTCATTTAAAGCTAATTGAAATTTGTTTTAAGCCAGAGATATCTAACAAGAAAGAAAATGTGCTGCTCATACTGTGATCATACTACGAGTTTtcttttttattacattaattGTTCTTTCTCAAGCCATTTTTTTAGCATATTCAATTGTCTACTATCAAAGAAAAACTGTGTTTGGATGCCAGTAATAAATGGCTGCCACCTCAAAATTTGTGATGGATTATGTTCCTTTTTTAAGCCATATATCATTACGCATTACTTTCTTACCTTttatgcaataatttgaaattcagGTGCGAAAGAAGAAACTTAGCTGCTAGTTGGATTGTAAAAATACCGAAGATACTTGTGGGATGATGTTCTTAAACATGTTTAAATTGCTCCTGTTTCATCTTCCAATCTAAAGGTTTGCCTTCATGAGCGACTCAATGTAATTTAATAGAATGCAGCAGGTGATTTGTCACATCCTACCTTCATTTTTTGTTTGTTCGATATCAAACCTCTAGAGCAATTAAACGCACATTCACATGCTTTCATTCTAGTATTAACTGTAACATGGGATTTTTTTCTTGTACCGTGaataaatatatcaaatttGTTTCTCATTCATCATCATTATTAGTTCATCACAATGTGTTAGATGAAAAATCTGCGTTACCAATTCCTTTCGAAATTTCTTATAGGAAGACGTGCATCATGAGAAACCCCAATTGAGACGGAAGATTTACCCACTGGAGGTTTTCAACCGCAATTGCTTCATCTACGGAAAGGAGAAAACAAGCATATGCTTGTCATCTCAGATTTCTAGTATAATATTCAAGTGTTCTTCTGATGGTTGTAGAATTACAACATCCACCCCTTACTTCTCATATAATGCAGCAAAAATGTGCCATCAATCCAAGAGCGAGTGCCTGCCTTGTGCACAACACAACCATTGTCAGCTCAGAAGAGTGGTGAACTGTCAAAGTTTCTCAGTTTCCTGGTTCTTTCTTCTTTCTCTCATCATGATGTTTTAGCAAATCTTGTGCCTTTAAATTGCTTCCTCCTCATAGAAACCCATCAAAGGTAGTTCTCTGTTCTAGATTTGAAAGGgtctgttttcctttttatGATTGTCAAGTTCATCTGCAGTCTTTGGTCTAGAACCGAGCAACAAAAATGCTTGAAAAAGGACCTGTTATGTACCCTTTCAAGGTGTCTTTTTTTGGGGGGTTCGACTTCATCCAATAGTCCCCGTGTGTCTTTCTTTACACCTATTTACGAGTAAAGAGCGCACGCAGGGGCACACCTTCGTTTATCTTAAAAATTTCACCAtgtttatatcaatcaaatgcTTTTAATTAAATGTATTCTTACatattctttgagagagaagggtgTGCCGAAAATACTCTTATTGATGCAGATgccatttaatatttttttttaaaaaaagaaatagaaCACCCATTTTCTGTGGTTTGATGACGTCTAGGGGATTTGCATCACAATAGGACATAATACGATCATTTGCCTTCTTTTTATACTTTTAGGCCTTTTTCCTTCGGAAGATTCAAGATTGACGTGACACCAACAAAATATTTGCTGAAGTATTAATATTTGACAGAATAGAAAaagattgaaaaaaaataaaataaataaatcaagttatTGTGTACTAAAACTTATGAGACCAATTCTGCCACCATGGTGTGCGGCTGTGCGCTGCTCAAAATTATAGCCTCCATTTTAACAAGTGTGGCACCCAATGCCGCTATCCTTTTTATCGCCGTTTTTGTTGCCTTCTTGTCCCCCGACGTTACCATGCCTATTTGGTTGAATTGCTCCGCCGGAACCACCCTCAAGGCCCCTTCCGTGCCCGCCTCCGCCCCTGTAGAAGCTGGCTCTCCAGTTGACTCTCAAATCGTGAGGATTCTTACTCCCCGCAGCCACAGTGCTTGCACACAAATCAATACTATCATCAACAAAAGTCCTAACGAACGTACCCCTTTCGCTGAGAATCCCATTGCCTAATAAATCGAACTCTGAAAATAGCCCAGCTTTCCATGATACCCAGGAACATATAAAAAAGTTGAGAATTTGGAAAATAATGGGAAAATTCAATACCTCTGTCTTTTT
It encodes:
- the LOC140890956 gene encoding pentatricopeptide repeat-containing protein At4g33990-like isoform X3, whose translation is MVNIYAHLGDIFSSTQIFNQVSRKDAYTWNSMISAYVRNGYFSEAVKCAYEMLSTPEVRPDFHTFPPILKACYSTRDGARLHCWVSKMGFEWDVYVAASLVHMYCRFGLFDIAHIIFKNMPQRDVGCWNSVISGFCQNGNAKVAFSILDEMRLEGVEMDTVTVATILPICAEMNDFLCGVMIHLYVIKHGMEFDVFVSNALINMYAKFCELECAQNVFNHMVIRDLVSWNSIIAAYEQNDYPHDSIKFFHQMLGHSFSPDLLTIISLSSSIAQTNDLLCSKSIHGYITRRCWIHNDIVIGNAVVDMYGKLGVIDCAHKVFEMLSRRDIISWNTMITCYAQNGLATEAIEVYRMVKASDLKPNEATWVSILSAYAHLGALRDGMRSHGQVIKVGLHLDLFVCTCLMDLYGKCGRLGEAMSLFDEVSKTTSVPWNAMISCHGLHGFGETSLKLYDDMINERVNPDHVTFLSLLTACSHSGLVDQGKKCFDVMQKTYGIEPTLKHYGCMVDLYGRAGLLETAYKFINDMPLRPDASIWGALLGACRIHGNIEMGKKASSHLFDGDSGNIGYYVLMSNLYANFGKWNGVDEVRELARDRGLRKTPGWSSVELNRIEIFYTGNRTHPQSEEIYNELAILNGKMKRLGYTPDYSFVLQDVEDDEKENILGSHSERLAIMYAILNTPPKTCVRIYKNLRVCGDCHNVTKFISKITEREIIVRDSNRFHHFKDGLCSCRDYW
- the LOC140890958 gene encoding V-type proton ATPase subunit F-like, with amino-acid sequence MANKPQIRTSSSALIAMIADEDTITGFLLAGVGNVDLRRKTNYLIVDSKTTVKQIEDAFKEYTTREDIAIVLISQYVANMIRFLVDSYNNPIPAILEIPSKDHPYDPAHDSVLSRVKYLFSAESVASSRY
- the LOC140890956 gene encoding pentatricopeptide repeat-containing protein At4g33990-like isoform X1 yields the protein MIADEIAGHLHLQSRRILRSLLSFSTCNFQHSRGVSSITFSSHGIDKKNREIDFELLFKACTEPNIAKRLHALLFVSGKTQSIFVATRMVNIYAHLGDIFSSTQIFNQVSRKDAYTWNSMISAYVRNGYFSEAVKCAYEMLSTPEVRPDFHTFPPILKACYSTRDGARLHCWVSKMGFEWDVYVAASLVHMYCRFGLFDIAHIIFKNMPQRDVGCWNSVISGFCQNGNAKVAFSILDEMRLEGVEMDTVTVATILPICAEMNDFLCGVMIHLYVIKHGMEFDVFVSNALINMYAKFCELECAQNVFNHMVIRDLVSWNSIIAAYEQNDYPHDSIKFFHQMLGHSFSPDLLTIISLSSSIAQTNDLLCSKSIHGYITRRCWIHNDIVIGNAVVDMYGKLGVIDCAHKVFEMLSRRDIISWNTMITCYAQNGLATEAIEVYRMVKASDLKPNEATWVSILSAYAHLGALRDGMRSHGQVIKVGLHLDLFVCTCLMDLYGKCGRLGEAMSLFDEVSKTTSVPWNAMISCHGLHGFGETSLKLYDDMINERVNPDHVTFLSLLTACSHSGLVDQGKKCFDVMQKTYGIEPTLKHYGCMVDLYGRAGLLETAYKFINDMPLRPDASIWGALLGACRIHGNIEMGKKASSHLFDGDSGNIGYYVLMSNLYANFGKWNGVDEVRELARDRGLRKTPGWSSVELNRIEIFYTGNRTHPQSEEIYNELAILNGKMKRLGYTPDYSFVLQDVEDDEKENILGSHSERLAIMYAILNTPPKTCVRIYKNLRVCGDCHNVTKFISKITEREIIVRDSNRFHHFKDGLCSCRDYW
- the LOC140890956 gene encoding pentatricopeptide repeat-containing protein At4g33990-like isoform X2, which encodes MYVQIAGHLHLQSRRILRSLLSFSTCNFQHSRGVSSITFSSHGIDKKNREIDFELLFKACTEPNIAKRLHALLFVSGKTQSIFVATRMVNIYAHLGDIFSSTQIFNQVSRKDAYTWNSMISAYVRNGYFSEAVKCAYEMLSTPEVRPDFHTFPPILKACYSTRDGARLHCWVSKMGFEWDVYVAASLVHMYCRFGLFDIAHIIFKNMPQRDVGCWNSVISGFCQNGNAKVAFSILDEMRLEGVEMDTVTVATILPICAEMNDFLCGVMIHLYVIKHGMEFDVFVSNALINMYAKFCELECAQNVFNHMVIRDLVSWNSIIAAYEQNDYPHDSIKFFHQMLGHSFSPDLLTIISLSSSIAQTNDLLCSKSIHGYITRRCWIHNDIVIGNAVVDMYGKLGVIDCAHKVFEMLSRRDIISWNTMITCYAQNGLATEAIEVYRMVKASDLKPNEATWVSILSAYAHLGALRDGMRSHGQVIKVGLHLDLFVCTCLMDLYGKCGRLGEAMSLFDEVSKTTSVPWNAMISCHGLHGFGETSLKLYDDMINERVNPDHVTFLSLLTACSHSGLVDQGKKCFDVMQKTYGIEPTLKHYGCMVDLYGRAGLLETAYKFINDMPLRPDASIWGALLGACRIHGNIEMGKKASSHLFDGDSGNIGYYVLMSNLYANFGKWNGVDEVRELARDRGLRKTPGWSSVELNRIEIFYTGNRTHPQSEEIYNELAILNGKMKRLGYTPDYSFVLQDVEDDEKENILGSHSERLAIMYAILNTPPKTCVRIYKNLRVCGDCHNVTKFISKITEREIIVRDSNRFHHFKDGLCSCRDYW